One Styela clava chromosome 4, kaStyClav1.hap1.2, whole genome shotgun sequence genomic window, CATGTGCTCTTGGATTTGCAAAATTCCAAATATAACGTctcattttcaataatttcgATCTAAAAAAAACAGGCTTTTTATATTTGTGATCTATTCATTTACATGACATAATGACTAACATCAGTACTCACAGGAAGAAAATACAATTGTCTTAGACTCGGAATGAAAAAATGGGTCTGGAAAATATGTTTACATATATAAAATAACTTGTTTGATGGAGGACTATTTATCTATAGGTAATACATATGTTAGAGTCTccaaataaatgtaaattttggATACAATTAATTTTAAGTTCagcaaaaaaaagaattttttttttcccggctttagaatataaataatgaaaacatgGTCACATGTATTGTAAAAGAGATTCTTTGCAAAGAACCCAAAAAATATCAGGTGATTGACGAAATCTACGAAACATTTCGTGTCAccttttcaattttcttgaacCGTATTCCTGAACTTTCGAAGCGCTCATTTATTTCTGTATATTGTGTAGTATCTTTGTCTGGGTTGATTTCTTTTATGGAGTAAATCGGATTCGTCGGAGCATCTATATTTGAAACGTGATTTGGCATAATCTCAGCATTCATTCTAGCAAATTATGTATAGAGAAACGTTatccataaatatatattttttatagagAGAAatggatataaatatatagaaaaggggtctcaaactcattTTACCTAGGGGCCACTGGAGGCAAAGTCTTGGTGGGTCTGGGCCGCGTCAatttttccacaataaaagtcTAGTTTAGAAAATTCGAATCTtctcaaatctattcatttttttctaacACAAAACAAGTTGAAAACATAAATGAGCAAATTATaactaaacaaaaaataactgaaGATATTAATAATTAGTGATTATGCCGTCTAAAATACGAGAACTTATAACAAATGTATTAGACAATATTCATGCGAGATGAGATAAGTGACACACATCAACATTAAACTCTCATACAGAAGCAGGGGCCACGAACTATTATCCTGCGGGCCGCAATTTGCCCCGAGctgcgagtttgagacccctaaTATACAGGGTGTGACAAAAGTGGGATACCTGTTATCCCTagttaattaatttaataactgTTAACCTATTTTCAGTCCACCCTGTATAACTAAATCGAATAGTAATATGTTCATGGCAATCTCAACCGTTTCTGTTATTGTATTTTCGGTAAAATATCAAAGTGACAAACCTGTGACATTCATCAAGCTGACACTTTCAACAGGGGCAGAACCTGAAAAAACAATTTCCATAGATTGTCGTAATCCCGATTCAAAAGATTTAGTTGTCTTACATGGAACACGTTTTTAATATCAGTATTTGAAGTCTGcatttttcagtgatatttttaattttttattcgcCAAGTGgctcaatattaaaaattgataCGTATTCAACTCAATATGAATAGCATTAACAAAACATcgtatttttcaaaaacatcaaaatataaaatagtaaaattgtaGCTGTACTGAAGACTTGCGATCAACCAGCTAAGCCAGGGCTTCCAACAGGGTTCAGGTGGACCCCCGGGGGTCCAGAGCATGATTACAAGGAGGTTTACAAATAAAATTCCAATTATTTTAAATGAGAAAAAGtttctatttattttgaaaatcagGCAATTAAAACTAAAGTAGATGTTCAAAGTGTCCTTCATTTCGAACGCACTTTTCAAGATTTAGTTTTGtgttacttttttaatattttttgtacaGATAGAtatataaataccgtatttcacGAGCATGAGACGCACTGTCGATTAAATGTTTCGATTAGGATTTTATTCATACATGGGGCGCAACAGGTTTTTAAAGcaataccggtactggttttAAATGTCTTCAAAAAACACTACCTGATTCATACATTAGGCACATTGGCGCATGATCAATTTTAAAAGAAAGATTCAAAATGCGCCTTATGGTCCATGAAATATGGTAACTAAATATAATAGTAAAATGTTCGCGACTGAAAGGAACAAACCTGCGCCATTTCTGAGGTTCACTCTTGTAACAAGGGCTGCAACTGAAAGTACAATTTTGATAGTTGAAACAAATTTTGTAGGCTTGATTGCATCTTGACTACTTGTTACCAAACTTGCTTTAATTGAAGTTCTAGCAATTTAAAGTTCATTTCTTTGAAGATTAAGAACCAGAATAAACTAAATTTATAACTTATTTCTTTGGGgtgccgcaggttgcacacccctgactttatgatatttttatgataATGATATCTTTTTTCTTCCAGTATAATTACATAAAATGTCAGCGTACCTGATGCCTCCGTCAAGAGTTGATctcgtaatattttattgatatagATCTTGCCTGAAAgtgaatatttcaatatatataatgtcttACATTTGTCAAGGCAATAGTTTTGtcaaaaataacatttaaatgACTAATAGCATCTGATCGCAAACGATGGTTTTTCTTGAGATATCTCAAATGTTGCATAAGTTATGTTTGATTTCAAAAtcgattttattaaaaatattctaagTGTAGTTACTATTCGCCCCTCTGTAAAAGCGATTTTGTGCAAATTATCGAAGTTTTTCGCAATTAATATTAGTACATACATGTAATAATAATTACTGCGATTGCGATGAAACTCAGGAAAAGCGACAAAAAGAGATACTCCCAGGGTATTGCGTCTTCTGCTGCAGCATGCCACGGAAGGAATGCGAATAACCAGACAAAAGACCAGAAAGAGCCTGAAAATTGTAACACATTTTATTCTACATATTTCAAATTAGAAAAGCCTTGACACTTTAACGATTTTCAAACTTTAACAAAGGCATGAACCAATCTGTTACTTACTATATTGTCGCGAATGTGGATTGttgtaactatggattatatTGTTATTTAACCCCTTCATATTAATAGTGTTCTCCAGAATAGGTCATTGTATTATCGCGATATGTAAAAAGCCTTTCTCGTATCGACCTATTTGATGACGTATGTTTCCGGTTCGCACCGAGTGTCGGAATATATCTTGCTTTTCATGTCCTTGTGATTTTGACTGCATCGAGAAGTTGAGTGTATTTTTCAGTATATCTGTATTCGGATCAATTGGATTGTGAAACttgcaataaaacaaatatttggcaTCCCATACATCGTATGCTTATTTACGTACGGAAACCTAAGGCTCCGATGTACGGTTTCCACAAGCTGCCATTCAATTGCAGGGATACAATCAAATTTGCTACTGTTATTGAACTTACAACACTTATGCGCAGGGGTCCTTAGTATTATTTCGTTAAGATCCCACGGGCTACAACAAAAATGTTGGAATGTCTCCGCTCTCTGTGCAGCGCATCTATGACCGActgtaaattttaataaatctgGTACTTTTTATACTTCGAATCTTCGatcagattttttttaacagaaaTTGTGTAACTAAATGTTGAACACTGAACAGAAAatgttaatttaataaaattacccACCACTTAACATTACCATTTAAGAAGTCGATTCGCATCTTTGATTGTATTCCTGCAATCTAGAAAATATTAGATAAGATGGGCTGATTACTGTTGGATTACAATGCGCTCAAGTTCCAACGTCATCGGGCTTGCGAGCCTATTTGAAATAGATTATCGTTACCGAATATTACCGTTATATTTGTTACTTTACCGCGAGTTGCTGAGCTGTCGATAGGTATGGCAGTGAAGTTTGACAAAACATATTGATTCACTAATGCGCCACATTATTCTGTGAGTTGCTGAGCTGTCGATAGGTATGGCAGTGAAGTTTGACAATACATATTGATTCACTAATGCGCCACATTATTCTGTGAGTTGCTGGGCTGTCGACAGGTATGGCAGTGAAGTTTGACAATACATATTGATTCACTAATGCGCCACATTATTCTGTTGATTAATATAGCGTGGTCAATCACTAAACTAAATGTGGCGAAGACGCGTTAACACTATTAATTAATGCTGTTTTTGCCAAACATCGGGCTCTTCGCCGCCGCAGGGTGGTCACGTAATAGCTGGCCGATCACGACTTCCTCCACAATCAAGTCCACGCTTCGGAGAGCGAATAacttgaaatggtaaccggacgagaggctgtggttcaacatatgattaagccgtcttatcgggtTTCCTATCTCCGagggtaaatatgtaaatcctatatatCCAAGCGTTTCGCACCTTCGATATCTAGATAAGAAAATGAATTGTTTTGGTTTAATCTTGCACAACTAAGAATTTATCAGTTATGTTAACGTAAGTAATCTTgtgaaaaacacatttttctgCCAAAACTTACTTGATTTACTGATGGTCATTTCACTTGAGCAATGGTTCCTATATCCATGCTGTTCATCGGCGTTGGTTTCGCATATGCCTGTCTTTACTGTTAGTTCCCACAGCAGAAAGCGGTTATCGATCGCGCAAGTAATATCAACGAGACGGGCAGCGCTCAAAATAAACTCATGGCTGTTTTGGAATCCCGAACAGTGCAGTACGCTGTCTTTAAAGGTGCAATTTTGCGTGGTTGGGTACGTTTTATAGAAGTGCCGGTCCCAGCGAAGATCCCGGGCACCTACCGGCTtgttcaataatatttattatataaatatttatattatatttatataatagaaTTATATAAAGTAGGCTGCAAGCAGATAGGTATTTTCTTTCAAAGGTTAATCTATTAACCTGCGGGATGAACAACATTAGTAAATTAACGTCCCCCCCTTGCCTAACTCTATACCTCGACACAAAAATTAACTTCACTCTTTTGTTAGCAAGGCTCTGTCGAAAATCTTCTAGTgggtataaattataatttactTTTACGAAGTTTTGAATATCTGTTCTATACTTGCAACAGTTTTAAGAGTTTCTTTTGCATATAAATAGAGGAAGGTGTTGAGAGCTCAGGCATTACTGGCCGATATATCAAACATTTCTATATTGTATATCGATTGTATTGTACTATAATACTTCGATTagttataatattaattaataaataatacgGAACAATGACAAGTTTGATTAATTAACAAATAATAAATGCTTgacgaataaaattttgtttgttacgTGGAAAACGTACGTTCTCTATACCAATTTCGGAAATTGTCCGGAATCCCCGCATCAAAATACATCAGTTCGggaaaatttaatttacaatcgAGTTGAAGAAAACTATTGACTTAAAAAATACGGCAAGTATATAAAACAGTATGACAGAGGAAAAGCGATCAAATTGTGAAAAATGGGAAAGTGGTAAAAACTAAGCTTTTCACCTATTCATGAAACTTTGTATTGAAATTGATCAGCGTCTGATAATAAGCTATATTGTATAAGATATCACTGGAGAAATGAAATCCtttcctaaatttttttttaatttttcaagaatttgcTTCAACTGCTTTCTGTCTCAGAGTTCTTCGCATAATTTTTCCAGTCGGTGATTTAGGAATTGAATCACAGAATTCGATTCCCCCATGTAGTTGCTTGTACTTCGCTAGTTTGtctgaataaaaatgatcattATAGCCCAaatgtttatttgaaatacacACACACATCTATTTAAGGAAATGtaccagtggcgtagccaggggagtggttttgcgggtcgaatcccccccttttgaaatgtaaaaaaaatacaatcatttttctgtatcataggaagcaattttccgtagcttgaaatgctttttggACCCCAATACTACTAAAAACACGTGATTCCATCGTTCGATCGGATCCGCTAGcagtttcgatctaacttggcaaaaaaaaattctgaacaccccccctttgaaaatttctggctacgcccctgtgATGTACACTACAAGAATGTGtacccccgtagtatgtgtaccaagttatggataggccataatgttattccgattttattagttctattacgcaTTTGGGGACTGTCTTTCTTAGCGAAgcgaatatacctcctgcccacaGGTCAATCAGAAAATACCGACTTTGAATTGATAATCAATCACTGAATTGCTGTAATGAACCAGAAAAATTAAATTCTATCACCGCAGTGGCCTATAGGCTTATTGCACATCAGATAAATCAGGCCAAACAATTGCCCTGATTATTGGAACggtggtgctccagaagtgtgtgtaccaatatcgaggtaaataattttgttcgcctactttataagttgtgtaaagggactgaaacctatgggcaggggtatattcacttgcctaacacagacagtccccaaactcgtgatagaactaaaataagaaaaatcggaataaaattatggcctaaccctcacctggtacacagactacAGAAGTAACGGAACGGTTATGTTATGTTACGATCGGTTATTTGAATTCTCGGAATCCTTTTACACAGGTGACAGCAAACTATTACACCACCTCACAGAGTATAAGATAGTTGGTACACTTTTCAGGATAGTAGAGTAGGCTAGTGACTATAACTTGACCAGAGACTGATTCTGAGCAAACACACGATACCTAGTCAGACGTCAGTAAACTTATACGCCACCTCACACAGAGTGTAAGATGGTTTGTAGACTTTTTTCGGAATAGTAGACTCGTGACTATAGCTTGAACCAAGACTGATTCAGAGCCAACACGAACAAACTCGCGATACCAACCTTTCATGAACTCATGGATCTCCTTTTCAGTCAAAGATTGATCTTTCCTCATGATGAATCCTCTCGCCAATTCACCGCATTCCTCGTCAGGTATTCCTGCTACTGCTGCATCGGTAATTAATGGATGACCATGCAGAACAGATTCTATCTCAGCTGGTACAACCTTGGACgagaaaagaaaatattaatcgTGTACATTTTTCCTCATCATCCactttttctcaaattattGGTGCGTTGGCTTAGCGGTTAGgcacaggggtgggcaaggtttttggacccgGGGTCataaattttgcccatctagattggcgggccatgtaagtataacgtaaaaaattacatttaatgaacaatatttacaatgttacaaaaaaaaagtgaaaaacaatgagCCCCGTGCCGAACTAAATTTAAtagcaatctcaacaaattcattgaacTTTTTTCTTAAATGAAACatctaaatttggttttagtttggttgtgacagcatTAAActggccagattgaattacccaacgggccggatttggccacAGGCCGTAGTTTGCACGTTTTAGGGTTGGAGCTTAAATCGGTTGGCATTGCATCAGATATTACACATTTTGGTTTAAATGGGTACATTGCCCATCACGTCACccagggtgtgataaattgaGTAAGCAATGCCGAACCAGATAGATTCTGACGCAacgtttacaaccatgcttgaataccAGTCTGAGCGGCTGGAAAAAttacaattgttacgtcatcatTGACTCTTAGCTGATTGAGCATTGTTAccgaaataaacaagaaaaacgAAGCTTGGGAAAACATCCATAGTATCATTTTTCACATCAGTggcttttaaaatatttgtgacaAGTACAAACCTTACATTTCTTTAGATATCAGTTACTGCTTGTACAGGGctgtttcaaacaaaattattagCATAAgtccagtttgagaaccactgtcctaAGGAAGTAAAGACAATCAAAAAATAGAATCATGCTTACTTGGAATCCTTTGTATTTGATCAATTCTTTCAATC contains:
- the LOC120326590 gene encoding uncharacterized protein LOC120326590 isoform X1 codes for the protein MTISKSSSFWSFVWLFAFLPWHAAAEDAIPWEYLFLSLFLSFIAIAVIIITCKIYINKILRDQLLTEASVAALVTRVNLRNGAGSAPVESVSLMNVTDAPTNPIYSIKEINPDKDTTQYTEINERFESSGIRFKKIEKIEIIENETLYLEFCKSKSTC
- the LOC120326590 gene encoding uncharacterized protein LOC120326590 isoform X2, which produces MVMLSGSFWSFVWLFAFLPWHAAAEDAIPWEYLFLSLFLSFIAIAVIIITCKIYINKILRDQLLTEASVAALVTRVNLRNGAGSAPVESVSLMNVTDAPTNPIYSIKEINPDKDTTQYTEINERFESSGIRFKKIEKIEIIENETLYLEFCKSKSTC
- the LOC120326590 gene encoding uncharacterized protein LOC120326590 isoform X3, which produces MTISKSSSFWSFVWLFAFLPWHAAAEDAIPWEYLFLSLFLSFIAIAVIIITCKIYINKILRDQLLTEASVAALVTRVNLRNGAGSAPVESVSLMNVTE